The genomic interval CAGCCCTACCGAAAGACCCTGATCCCCGGTCTGCCTGAGATTCTGGCCTCCGTTACCCCCAAGACTCACGAGGGTCTGCTGGGCATCTGTCTGTCTGGCGCTGGGCCCACcattctggctctggccaCCGACAACTTCGAGACAAtcgccaaggagattgtgtcGCGAttcaacaaggagggcATCGACTGCCGATGGGAGGTCCAGGAGTTGGCCTACGACGGTTCCAACGTGAAGCAGCTCTAAGGTACGATGGCGTTGACACTCTGTTAGGGACACTCATGGAGGAAATGAGACCTTTGGAAAGGAACATGTGTAGATAGGATAAAatacttcttcttggtaGTGAGTGGCCAAAGGTCACGAGCGAACAGGTAATGTAGATGAAGAGGACCTCCAATCTGGGGATGGTTCATGTTCGATGGTAAGGAGCATGTTCGATGGTCAGGAGCATGTTCGATGGTCAGGAGCATGTTCGATGGTAAGGAGCATGTTCGATGGTAAGGAGCACGTTCACTGATGTCCTTTCAGTGTGTTTGCCTTAACCTTCAAGAGACTCGATGCTTTAGCTAAGGGCTGGCATTACAGTGCAAGCATCAGAAGCAGTACAATACCTGTAATGATGAGGGTCTCGATCAGCATCAATGTTCTCTGAAAGTGTCCATGTAACATGTTCCATCCTGAAGACTCGCAGCCACCAGAGTCTTTCCACGGCACACGCTCCtacctccatctcatcactGTTCCAGCTTACCTAAGCCATCTTGTCTTGGGCCAAGCTAAAAAAGAATAGACCGTCACACGACTATTCGCCGCAGTAGCTCAGCATCCACCCTCCATTGAAACCTAACTGAAAGCTAGTGTAGCAATGTTGCGTCGATCCAATTGAGTGGTAAGAAGTTGACAGCACTTGTGGCCAGCCAGGGGAGACCATGAGCTTCTAGCATAAGTCGGAGACACGGTTGCCATCATGTCTCTTTTTGTCTGTAATGTACCACAGTTGCAGACACCTCTTGTGTTTGGAGAGCCGCCGCGGCAAATTTCTTACTTTGTTACTCCGTCCCTCTCGCCGTTGGACATGCACCATTATCGTCAGCGTACATGACGGTGGTTAGGCCGGGTCATCTCTAACCGGAGACGACCTATACGGTACATGCAGACGCTGTGCGATTAGCTACCATGCGAGAGAAGGATGTAAAGTGGCTCTACAGCGACACAGAGGCGGGGGAAATTGTTCGAATTCCGTGTGGAGTCGATTTAGCGAGTCCCGGCGTTTCGCCTGTTTGTCTCACGTGCCCCGTACCTCTTTTCGTTTCGTTTGGGCGCCCCCAAACGGATTGATCCACAAGCTTCTTTCCGCCTCAAGTTTTTAAGGTGGAAATTTTCTTCATcgataaaaaaaaaacacaaaagaATACAGAGCCTCACAGCATCAAAGAGAGATGCGATAAAAGATGAATTGGCGCCGAGCAGGCAGCTGGGAAGCCTGGAACGAGATTTGAACGACATAGAACTCCCCGTGGGTCCCTACTGGAGCTGTTTCCGCACCCATAGACGCCCATCCACCTCCCATTCGTGGCTGGCcaagtcacatgacctaTCCAATTAGGCTCCAGGGAGGTGCATATAGTGCATGAGATTTCTTTGTCCGATTGAAAAAATTTAGGAAAGTTTGTCTAGAAATTTTGCAGGGCGAAAAATCTAATAAGAAGGGCAGTAAGGGCactttctcctcctcatcacaCTACTCCATTACACAAAAAATTTCTATAATGGGTTCTAAATCTGCTTCCAAGGGCGTTTCCAAGCCCTCCAAGACTGACAAGAAGTCCAAGGTTTCttccaagaaggccgaggccaTCGAGAAGTCCATTGCTGAGCtttccaagaagaagaaggacgagtcCTCTTCCGAGTCCTCCGACTcctccgacgacgaggatgaggagatgagcgatgcctcttcctcttccgactctgactctgactcttcttccgactctgactctgactctgactccgactctgactcttccgacgacgagaagaaggaggacaagaaggtcgaggagaaggttgtcaagaaggccaagaaggaggattCTTCCGACTCTTCTGACTCCGACTCCGATTcttctgactctgactccGACTCTGGTTCTGACTccgactctgactctgacgacgagaagaccgaggagaagactgaggtcaaggccgagaccaaggccgagcCTGCCGCTGAGCCCGAGGCTGCCGCTGAGCCCGAGTTCAAGACCGTCTTCGTTGGCGGTCTGTCTTGGAACGTTGACGACGACTGGCTCACCAAGGAGTTTGCTGATGCTGGCGCCGTTTCCGCTCGAGTCATCACCGAGAAGGCCACTGGTCGATCCAAGGGTTTCGGATACGTCGACTTTGCCTCTGGTGCTGACGCCCAGAAGTGTGTCGAGGAGTtccaggacaaggagattgacggCCGAACCGTTCGACTCGATATCTCTACCAACGTTCGACAGACCCCcgagcagaagcagcgagACCGATCTTCTCAGTACGGCGACCAGCTCTCCGAGCCCGCTGACACTCTGTTCGTCGGCAACCTGTCCTTCGACACTAACCGAGACGATCTCTTTGGCATCTTTGGCGAGTACGGATCTGTTGTTTCCATCCGACTCCCCACCCACCCTGAGACCGAGCAGCCCAAGGGTTTCGGCTACGTCCAGTTTGGCTCCgttgacgaggccaaggcaGCCCTTGAGGGTCTGTCCGGCTACGAGTACCTCGGACGATCTTTCCGACTCGACTACACCTCTCCCAAGCCCGCTGGTGGCTTCAACGGCGGAGGACGAGGCGGACGAGGTGGCTTCGGCGGTAAccgaggtggccgaggtggcTTCGGTGGTGAccgaggtggacgaggcgGATTCGGCGGTCGAGGCGGTCGAGGAGGCTTTGGCGGccgaggtggccgaggcgGCTTCAACACCGGCGCTAACACCGCTCCCCTTGGCGAGTTCAAGGGTAAGAAGACTACTTTCTAAGCATCTCCCACTTACACAccccccccaaaaaacaGGACTTAACATATAGAGCATTGTATTATTCTTAACGATATGACAAAGAAACGATAACGTAGTTCATGTGAGATAACATGTAGGCCATGTGAGATAACCCTCTGTCTGCACGGTTACTGGTGATCACTGGACAAAGACTGTTGTTGCGTGCTAATAACCATATCGTTCATAGACAGGCCGGAGTACTCAGTGGCATatgcttgtacttgtatctatgagtacgtacatactgtactgctGTACTTACCTAGCGGATCTACACGCTCGTACATTAGTAAGTGAAGAGCTGACGTTGATCTAATGGCCTTCATTGCTGTGAATCTACGGTTGGAGGAAAGGTCGTGCGagaacagtacatactgtacttgtaaaaaCGTTCCTGGACTGACGTTTTGCAGAAGGCGTGTACGTACAATCACTACCATACACCGTACATCATACTGCCATACTGCTGAGGGTGCTAGAAGGGTAAAAGTGGTAGAGCTGAATAGCTGAGCTCGTTAATATAACCCattgttttttcttttatCAACTGAGCGTGTAACCCCGATAAATCAACCCAGCCACTATTCACACTAACGCCGGATGTCACGCTGAATGGTAGCCAAACCGGGGCGTCAAGTggactactgtagcacAAAGCAATCTAACAAATCAAACCCGACTGGTTGCAATGTGACATGTCTCGGAACCCCGATAGGTCACATGCATGCTTATCGCATCTTATCGCATCTTATCGCATCTTATCGCATCCTTCATCGTCGCCGCCTGACAACGTGAATAGGTAGTTGTTTCTGCATATTTGGGGGATTCTGTTGCAGGCAGCCCAAGTCGCAAAGATGCATATAATCATGGTATCtatagtacagtaatagTATGCAGGCATTTCTGTACATGTTCCCATGCCATGCTTGTACTGAATTACTAAAAGATCATGTCACAGGGTCCTAATTACTGTGTGAGACTGTCCAAGCTAATTCTGCAGTgcgagtatgagtacatacttgtacgtgatgtactgtacgagtgGTGGTACGAGAATTACTGTACGGGATGTACtatacgagtacttgtcgTGAATTACTGTGTCAGTACTTGTTAGGTGGCACGCTCTCAAGACTTCATGGatcagtacatactcggCCCAGCCTTTTACGATTATCAAGTGAAATATGCGATGAGCGTTTAAAAAAAGAACCATAAGGTGATCTGGAGGTCCATAATGAGGTGTATCACGCAACTGCGAGTATCGTGCTCTTCAACTGgtcaaacacacacaatatGACACTACATTGCTTTACTTGTGTCCTTTTACCCCTACACCTCCTCACCTCCTCACCTTGTCAAACACGGGAGCTGTCTCCATCACATGACTTGTACCCCCGCAGAACTGTCTTTGGTCAGCCACTCATCTCGGGTGAAACATGATAACAAGTTTTTTAACTAGTTTTTTTTACGTGTACAGCCGTTTGCAGCCGCCCGATTGttcttgttttttccaACG from Yarrowia lipolytica chromosome 1F, complete sequence carries:
- a CDS encoding uncharacterized protein (Compare to YALI0F13475g, similar to uniprot|P27476 Saccharomyces cerevisiae YGR159c NSR1 nuclear localization sequence binding protein); translated protein: MGSKSASKGVSKPSKTDKKSKVSSKKAEAIEKSIAELSKKKKDESSSESSDSSDDEDEEMSDASSSSDSDSDSSSDSDSDSDSDSDSSDDEKKEDKKVEEKVVKKAKKEDSSDSSDSDSDSSDSDSDSGSDSDSDSDDEKTEEKTEVKAETKAEPAAEPEAAAEPEFKTVFVGGLSWNVDDDWLTKEFADAGAVSARVITEKATGRSKGFGYVDFASGADAQKCVEEFQDKEIDGRTVRLDISTNVRQTPEQKQRDRSSQYGDQLSEPADTLFVGNLSFDTNRDDLFGIFGEYGSVVSIRLPTHPETEQPKGFGYVQFGSVDEAKAALEGLSGYEYLGRSFRLDYTSPKPAGGFNGGGRGGRGGFGGNRGGRGGFGGDRGGRGGFGGRGGRGGFGGRGGRGGFNTGANTAPLGEFKGKKTTF